The following proteins come from a genomic window of Deinococcus sp. KSM4-11:
- a CDS encoding WecB/TagA/CpsF family glycosyltransferase: MTTITSGLPAPTHREILGMRVDATDYADATERIARWAAQGESRYVCCSNVHMVMEAHDSVEFKQVVNNASLVTADGVPLVWALKALKVPNVSRVYGPELTMHVCERAARDGLPVALYGGTPESLEAFAAVLRERFPGIQLPCLISPPFRTPTAEEDAEYTRQIVESGARIVMVGIGCPKQERWMAAHAGRIPAVMLGIGAAFDFHSGRVRQAPGALQRMGLEWLFRLVMEPRRLWKRYARHNPRFVGLFLKQLLGSRTG; this comes from the coding sequence ATGACGACCATCACTTCGGGCCTACCGGCCCCCACCCACCGCGAGATTCTCGGAATGCGTGTGGACGCCACCGATTATGCCGATGCCACGGAACGCATTGCCCGCTGGGCCGCCCAGGGCGAATCCCGCTACGTGTGCTGCTCGAACGTGCACATGGTGATGGAAGCCCATGACAGCGTGGAATTCAAACAGGTCGTGAACAACGCCAGCCTGGTGACCGCCGACGGTGTGCCGCTGGTCTGGGCCCTCAAGGCCCTGAAAGTTCCGAACGTGAGTCGCGTCTACGGTCCGGAGCTCACCATGCACGTGTGCGAGCGGGCCGCGCGCGACGGTCTGCCCGTCGCCCTGTACGGTGGAACCCCCGAGAGCCTGGAGGCCTTCGCGGCGGTGCTGCGCGAGCGCTTCCCCGGTATCCAGCTGCCCTGCCTGATCTCGCCTCCGTTCCGCACGCCCACCGCCGAGGAGGACGCCGAGTACACGCGGCAGATCGTGGAGTCCGGCGCACGCATCGTCATGGTGGGTATCGGCTGCCCCAAACAGGAACGCTGGATGGCCGCCCACGCCGGCCGGATCCCGGCGGTCATGCTCGGCATCGGGGCCGCCTTCGATTTCCATTCCGGACGGGTGCGGCAGGCGCCTGGCGCCCTGCAACGCATGGGTCTGGAATGGCTGTTCCGGCTGGTGATGGAGCCCCGGCGCCTGTGGAAGCGGTATGCGCGGCACAATCCCCGGTTCGTGGGCCTGTTCCTGAAGCAGTTGCTCGGCTCCCGCACCGGCTGA
- a CDS encoding WD40 repeat domain-containing protein produces the protein MPTMNRWTLLLPLLVGASLAAAPASTRPSPPVTQITLSSGTVQSVAFSARGDVLATGDSAGHLDLWTRSGHAMGQLVQPAGISAVAFSPDGRWLATAGTDGHVRVWNVPSRQQKWDRATGAYYVTSVAFSPDSGTLASGGGNPLPGSADKVQLWNVMSGNLRSTLNGHDDVVTSVAFDPTGTFLASGSRDRSVRLWRLATLTQERVLTGHSDFVSAVAFSPNGRTLASASWDTGVRLWNVADSAARATLKGHTAPVVSLAFSKDGAVLASGAEDSRILTWNTQDGQAIGEVGRMQDSIKALSFGTRGLLAAGSVRQVNLWQLKTGSP, from the coding sequence ATGCCCACCATGAACCGCTGGACACTCCTTCTTCCCTTGCTGGTGGGTGCCAGCCTTGCCGCCGCTCCAGCATCCACTCGGCCCAGCCCCCCAGTCACCCAGATCACGCTCAGCAGTGGCACCGTGCAGAGCGTGGCCTTCAGCGCCCGTGGCGACGTCTTGGCCACAGGTGACAGCGCCGGTCATCTCGACCTCTGGACACGCAGTGGCCACGCGATGGGCCAACTCGTTCAACCGGCCGGGATCAGTGCCGTGGCGTTCTCCCCAGATGGTCGCTGGCTGGCGACGGCAGGGACGGATGGGCACGTTCGGGTGTGGAACGTACCGTCCCGGCAGCAGAAGTGGGATCGCGCGACAGGTGCGTACTACGTCACGTCGGTGGCTTTCAGTCCGGACAGTGGCACCCTCGCAAGTGGTGGCGGAAACCCTCTACCCGGTTCGGCGGACAAGGTGCAGCTCTGGAATGTCATGTCCGGAAACCTGAGGAGCACCCTGAACGGACATGACGATGTCGTGACGTCCGTGGCGTTCGATCCTACAGGCACCTTTCTCGCCAGCGGCAGCCGCGACCGCAGTGTGCGGCTGTGGCGGCTGGCGACCCTGACGCAGGAGCGCGTCCTCACAGGGCACAGCGATTTCGTGAGTGCCGTGGCCTTTAGTCCAAACGGACGGACCCTCGCCAGTGCCAGCTGGGATACGGGTGTCCGCCTGTGGAACGTGGCGGACAGCGCGGCGCGAGCCACTTTGAAGGGCCACACGGCTCCCGTGGTGAGCCTGGCGTTCTCGAAAGATGGCGCGGTGCTCGCCAGTGGCGCAGAAGACAGCCGCATCCTGACCTGGAATACCCAGGATGGCCAGGCGATCGGTGAGGTCGGCCGCATGCAGGACAGCATCAAGGCCCTGAGTTTCGGCACGCGCGGCCTGCTTGCCGCCGGAAGTGTGCGACAGGTCAACCTCTGGCAGCTGAAGACCGGTTCTCCCTAG